One part of the Populus alba chromosome 18, ASM523922v2, whole genome shotgun sequence genome encodes these proteins:
- the LOC118051283 gene encoding protein ECERIFERUM 26 — protein sequence MADITYICKRTVVSTKPVQPGKHCSLSVLDRLMEQNHLRSVYYFRTPGGREPGELTKKLRESLSEMLSCFPIVTGRLLKDPEGHWMIKCNDAGVRMVEGRIKGSVEDWLKSVDREKELKLVHWEEMYHKPYFWSTFYVQITEFGEGGLAIGLSCFHLLADPTCAAVFVKAWADVTLTGKMLNPPLFHQLPPRRPGGKNPNHEPHMELINCYKPIADKTNLVSDTKHATIALAFSDPMVRACVANGQAMNALDQSSSPSPFEALAGLFWVCISKLKGAGDGLIDMSICSDMRNVLQLDNGFFGNCMVYNKVNSRSLKEHKLSDVAKAIGEVMAKMDTDGITDLIEWLEHNGYQSPPPMNGCELMCASLEAVDPNLAVFEEGFVPIRMSSYVEPVVGAGHVLVLPSPPCEGPLSRTVMVTLPEDEAARLCEDDLILHFSPTILMGVNN from the exons ATGGCTGATATCACCTACATTTGCAAACGCACTGTTGTTAGCACAAAACCAGTGCAACCAGGAAAACACTGCTCGCTTTCAGTTTTAGATCGCCTTATGGAACAAAACCACCTAAGATCTGTGTACTATTTTCGAACCCCGGGAGGGAGGGAGCCTGGAGAATTAACCAAGAAGCTAAGAGAGTCTCTGTCGGAAATGCTTTCATGTTTTCCTATAGTGACAGGCAGGCTGTTGAAGGACCCGGAGGGTCATTGGATGATCAAGTGCAATGATGCTGGTGTAAGAATGGTGGAGGGTAGAATAAAAGGAAGTGTTGAAGACTGGTTAAAGAGTGTAGATAGAGAGAAGGAGCTTAAGCTTGTTCACTGGGAAGAAATGTACCATAAACCCTATTTTTGGTCTACCTTCTATGTCCAG ATAACTGAATTTGGAGAAGGTGGACTAGCAATTGGCTTGAGCTGCTTTCACCTGCTAGCTGATCCCACTTGTGCCGCCGTGTTCGTTAAGGCCTGGGCCGACGTGACACTCACCGGGAAAATGCTCAACCCTCCTCTTTTCCATCAGCTGCCGCCTCGAAGACCCGGCGGGAAGAATCCCAACCACGAGCCTCACATGGAGTTGATCAATTGCTATAAACCTATTGCTGATAAAACAAATTTGGTATCTGACACAAAGCACGCGACTATTGCTCTTGCATTTTCGGACCCTATGGTCCGAGCTTGCGTGGCAAATGGTCAAGCCATGAACGCACTCGATCAGTCGTCTAGCCCGTCACCGTTCGAGGCACTGGCCGGGTTATTTTGGGTTTGTATAAGCAAATTGAAAGGAGCAGGAGACGGTCTGATAGACATGTCTATATGTTCAGACATGAGAAATGTGTTGCAGCTGGATAATGGATTCTTCGGAAACTGCATGGTATATAACAAAGTTAACTCAAGATCCTTAAAAGAACACAAGTTATCGGATGTTGCTAAGGCAATCGGAGAAGTCATGGCAAAAATGGACACTGATGGGATCACTGACTTGATCGAATGGCTTGAACATAATGGCTACCAATCTCCTCCTCCGATGAATGGCTGTGAACTCATGTGTGCTAGCTTGGAAGCCGTGGACCCCAATTTAGCTGTGTTTGAAGAAGGATTTGTCCCGATCCGTATGTCCTCCTATGTGGAACCAGTTGTGGGGGCAGGACATGTTTTAGTCCTTCCATCGCCGCCATGCGAGGGTCCGTTGAGCAGGACAGTCATGGTTACACTCCCAGAAGATGAGGCGGCTAGACTATGTGAAGATGATCTCATTCTGCATTTCTCTCCAACTATTTTAATGGGGGTGAATAATTAA